One window from the genome of Petrotoga miotherma DSM 10691 encodes:
- a CDS encoding LPS export ABC transporter periplasmic protein LptC codes for MKRFTIFFLMLTLTNLIIYSAQINVKADEVKGEESRYILKNNVFIQKEDLSISTDFATITLIDDEWRDVNTEKVYITGDTFEATSTSMSFDLQTEKGTLSGNVLAKIFLEESEIEISSDELQIDNNNKRYEGSSKDLVLIQKEDYIINAKSFVFVENENLLTLSENVHIINSVKKIDMTSAYATFNTQTNDIEAQAVNLILEVAEEEE; via the coding sequence ATGAAGCGTTTTACTATATTCTTTTTAATGCTTACATTAACAAATTTGATCATTTATTCTGCGCAAATAAATGTAAAAGCAGATGAAGTAAAAGGGGAAGAAAGTAGGTACATACTGAAAAATAATGTCTTTATACAGAAAGAAGATCTTTCTATTTCAACGGATTTTGCCACCATCACACTCATTGACGACGAGTGGCGAGATGTAAACACCGAGAAGGTTTATATAACAGGAGACACGTTTGAAGCCACATCTACATCTATGAGCTTTGACCTTCAGACGGAAAAGGGAACTCTTTCTGGGAATGTTTTAGCTAAGATTTTTTTGGAAGAATCAGAGATCGAGATAAGTTCTGACGAACTTCAGATAGATAACAATAATAAAAGATACGAAGGAAGTTCTAAAGACCTGGTTTTGATTCAAAAAGAAGATTATATAATAAACGCAAAATCCTTTGTTTTTGTTGAAAACGAAAACTTGCTCACGCTTTCCGAAAATGTCCATATCATAAATTCTGTAAAAAAAATTGATATGACATCAGCATACGCTACTTTCAATACGCAAACCAACGATATAGAGGCTCAGGCGGTTAATTTAATTTTGGAAGTAGCAGAGGAGGAGGAATAA
- a CDS encoding patatin-like phospholipase family protein: MNLVMGGFFEGFYWESGVLEFISKKEKVLNLYTSSLGSLRGLFYSMYGVNFFGRLKDFIYEKNNPLREVITNTELYNSRYAQTTALIRLGRGKMSLYNPDTLKKFLEGYFGDQTLSSLGKNISFEVFELKNKEVITLKNETRIVDMLMMELAFPPYYSYYEYQGGFFIPTSYLSFIPQKFPKDAVIISFDPVLTYPYPKNTVEILLKTSYSRTLKNYRLLTEGFNTIEPQKQLKNYFNMSAFFDGQNQANNFLEAKV, translated from the coding sequence TTGAACTTAGTAATGGGAGGATTTTTTGAAGGCTTTTATTGGGAATCTGGTGTTTTAGAGTTTATCTCAAAAAAAGAAAAAGTCTTAAATCTATATACCTCTAGTTTAGGTAGTTTAAGAGGTTTATTTTATTCTATGTATGGGGTAAATTTTTTCGGTCGTTTAAAAGATTTCATATACGAAAAAAATAATCCTTTACGTGAGGTAATTACCAATACAGAATTATATAACAGTAGATACGCTCAAACAACGGCATTGATAAGATTGGGAAGAGGGAAAATGTCGCTTTACAATCCGGATACTTTAAAAAAATTTTTGGAAGGTTATTTTGGTGACCAAACACTTTCTTCACTCGGAAAAAATATAAGTTTCGAAGTCTTCGAGCTAAAAAATAAAGAAGTAATTACACTGAAAAATGAAACAAGAATTGTTGATATGTTAATGATGGAATTGGCGTTTCCACCTTATTACAGTTATTATGAATATCAAGGTGGATTTTTTATTCCCACTTCCTATTTATCGTTTATCCCTCAAAAATTCCCTAAAGATGCCGTAATAATTTCTTTTGATCCGGTTTTAACTTATCCATATCCAAAAAATACGGTCGAGATTCTTTTAAAAACCTCCTATTCTAGAACATTAAAAAATTATCGTTTATTGACGGAAGGTTTTAATACTATAGAACCACAAAAACAATTGAAAAATTATTTCAATATGTCTGCTTTTTTTGATGGTCAAAATCAAGCTAATAATTTTTTGGAGGCCAAAGTATGA
- a CDS encoding patatin-like phospholipase family protein, which produces MVYGIALGSGGARGAAHVALINELKERAIKIEVVTGSSVGALVGALYALNPDVDLFQIFKDLTLKKKKTIDSQFRTLNNRITNFPKMVAGKSFLKNDFVYDIYKQLYGRKRFSDCKIKLGIVSYDLESGEEVEITEGYIIDAVMASSSVPGVFPPLRLGGMNLLDGGVLTPIPVKLAKKLGADYVIASNLNGEVKNDFKFNDGLDYIISIEDFKNDLMVNYEINKAEEVYTFPIEYSWEGFSYFNEIYQNAKNFLKSMQNKVRE; this is translated from the coding sequence ATGGTTTACGGAATAGCTTTAGGAAGTGGTGGTGCAAGAGGAGCTGCTCACGTTGCCTTAATTAATGAACTGAAAGAACGAGCAATAAAAATCGAAGTAGTAACAGGATCCAGTGTAGGTGCTTTAGTTGGTGCCCTCTATGCTTTAAATCCTGATGTGGACCTATTTCAAATATTCAAAGACTTAACACTTAAAAAGAAAAAGACAATAGATTCGCAGTTTAGAACTCTAAACAACAGAATTACTAATTTCCCTAAAATGGTTGCAGGCAAGAGCTTTTTAAAAAATGATTTCGTTTATGATATTTACAAACAGTTGTATGGACGTAAACGTTTTTCCGATTGTAAGATAAAACTAGGAATCGTTTCATATGATTTGGAAAGTGGTGAAGAAGTCGAGATCACAGAAGGGTACATAATCGATGCTGTTATGGCTTCTTCAAGTGTTCCTGGGGTTTTCCCTCCTTTAAGGTTAGGGGGCATGAACCTCTTGGATGGGGGAGTTTTAACACCTATTCCAGTAAAGTTAGCTAAAAAGCTAGGAGCAGATTATGTAATAGCAAGCAATTTAAATGGCGAGGTTAAGAACGATTTTAAATTTAACGACGGATTGGATTATATAATTTCTATAGAAGACTTTAAAAATGATTTGATGGTTAACTATGAAATAAATAAAGCAGAAGAAGTTTACACATTCCCGATAGAGTATTCATGGGAGGGTTTTTCTTATTTTAATGAAATATACCAAAATGCTAAAAATTTTTTAAAATCTATGCAAAATAAAGTGAGGGAGTAA
- a CDS encoding PEGA domain-containing protein: MYRKLILLLLLIFTTLLFSYTINITALTGSEIYFDSQFMGTVTETPFTIEVPDDKSGYLEIKKLGYSDFIAYIELLGNESQITAEQVPLTKLIFDINVDSVNIKYTFLNQNYDIPLPPSYEVDIPYTVEKIIIEKDGFFAKEINLELKPFDKKNLSIALIPIDEILLESNPPQANVFVDGKLVGKTPITVKRSNFDIISLEKEGYLVNTLKDLPQDDRILVELENGIELFVDSEPKDVGVFLDNEYVGSTPMKGLFPTGTYNLTLSKLGYVSTNLMIELTQNGLNKYYVELNPLLNTISFLNSENYEFNIDGKYVGKGIDSIILDDSPHFVRIISGKKSLEFPIYRDFYDKMESIDLNKLSTVNVYSLHNTPVSFLGKTQKTPAFFLYNMLNNPQFVNVRTLNRTYSILLEPSESVDIYTGSDFGNLFITTNVKDPLIYIDGQYLNYKDCFGYPLKSGDYTIEVRKFNEIKQQKVTISPGEKSFVHFEFDSHVPVKVDFTGEKYTINGEEFTHTEKVLYLPSGPNLFSNGEMSVVIFVNEPMYVDLDKLFGGL; the protein is encoded by the coding sequence GGTTATCTAGAAATAAAAAAACTGGGATACAGCGATTTTATTGCCTATATAGAGCTTTTAGGAAACGAATCCCAAATTACAGCCGAACAAGTACCTTTAACTAAACTTATTTTTGATATCAACGTTGATTCTGTCAACATAAAATACACCTTTTTAAACCAAAATTACGATATACCTTTACCCCCATCTTATGAAGTTGATATTCCCTACACCGTAGAAAAAATAATTATAGAAAAAGATGGATTTTTTGCTAAAGAGATAAACCTTGAACTGAAACCATTTGATAAGAAAAATTTAAGTATCGCTTTAATTCCAATTGATGAAATACTGCTCGAATCAAATCCTCCTCAAGCAAACGTTTTCGTAGATGGAAAGTTAGTTGGAAAAACACCTATTACCGTAAAAAGAAGTAATTTCGATATAATTTCGTTGGAAAAGGAAGGTTATTTAGTCAACACATTAAAAGATTTGCCTCAAGATGATAGAATATTAGTTGAATTAGAAAATGGAATAGAACTTTTTGTTGATAGCGAACCAAAAGATGTGGGCGTATTTTTGGATAATGAATATGTAGGAAGTACTCCAATGAAAGGTTTATTCCCTACTGGAACATATAATTTAACATTATCTAAATTAGGATATGTATCCACAAATTTGATGATTGAATTGACACAAAACGGTTTGAATAAATATTATGTTGAACTGAATCCACTTTTAAATACAATAAGTTTTCTGAATTCTGAAAATTATGAATTCAATATCGATGGAAAATACGTAGGAAAAGGAATTGATTCGATTATTTTGGATGATTCACCACATTTTGTTAGGATTATATCGGGAAAGAAAAGTTTAGAATTTCCGATTTATAGAGATTTTTATGACAAAATGGAAAGTATAGATTTAAATAAACTGAGTACAGTAAATGTTTATTCTCTACACAATACGCCCGTGAGCTTTCTAGGAAAAACCCAAAAGACTCCTGCATTTTTTCTTTACAATATGTTAAACAATCCTCAGTTTGTAAACGTAAGGACATTAAATAGAACGTATAGCATCCTTTTGGAACCTTCTGAAAGTGTGGATATTTATACCGGAAGTGATTTTGGTAACCTGTTTATTACCACAAACGTTAAAGATCCTCTTATTTACATTGATGGCCAATATTTGAATTATAAGGATTGCTTTGGTTACCCGTTAAAATCAGGAGATTATACGATAGAGGTCAGAAAGTTCAATGAAATCAAACAACAAAAAGTGACTATAAGCCCTGGTGAAAAGAGTTTCGTACATTTTGAATTTGACTCTCATGTACCTGTGAAGGTAGATTTTACCGGGGAGAAGTATACTATCAATGGTGAAGAATTTACTCACACAGAGAAAGTGCTTTATTTACCTTCAGGACCAAATTTGTTTTCAAATGGAGAAATGTCTGTAGTAATTTTCGTAAACGAACCTATGTACGTTGATCTAGACAAACTTTTTGGAGGGTTATAA